The following are encoded together in the Drosophila biarmipes strain raj3 chromosome 3L, RU_DBia_V1.1, whole genome shotgun sequence genome:
- the LOC108034791 gene encoding N-acetylgalactosaminyltransferase 6, which yields MRRPNLKWIVKASLLLLVSLTLFILITSWISSSPYTNKPVHLGGVEPMPEKAGLSGDVQPRMPALRQPEARKPPEADFEEEPELQKVDEPEPDDQEVHNPRPANDEPEQQPQEELQMAPPADTSVKKDWHDYTAMEKDAKRVGLGERGKAASLDDESQRDLEKQMSLENGFNALLSDSISVNRSLPDIRHPLCRKKEYVAKLPTVSVIIIFYNEYLSVLMRSVHSLINRSPPELLKEIILVDDHSDRAYLGHDLEAYIAEHFKWVRVVRLPRRTGLIGARAAGARNATAEVLIFLDSHVEANYNWLPPLLEPIALNKRTAVCPFIDVIDHSNFNYRAQDEGARGAFDWEFFYKRLPLLEEDLKHPADPFKSPVMAGGLFAISSEFFWELGGYDEGLDIWGGEQYELSFKIWMCGGEMYDAPCSRIGHIYRGPRNHQPSPRKGDYLHKNYKRVAEVWMDEYKNYLYSHGDGLYESVDPGDLTAQKAIRTKLKCKSFKWFMEEVAFDLMKTYPPIDPPAYALGAIQNVGNANLCLDTMGRKKHNKMGMYACANDIKIPQKTQFWELSWKRDLRLRRKKECLDVQIWDANAPVWLWDCHNQGGNQYWYYDYHRKLLKHGTEGRRCLELLPFTHEVVANKCDPNNRFQQWNFGTFNQTALDNYSQDLVLSL from the exons ATGCGGCGACCCAATCTCAAATGGATAGTGAAGGCCtcactgctgctgttggtcTCGCTGACTCTCTTCATACTGATAACCAGCTGGATCTCCTCCAGCCCGTACACCAACAAACCCGTCCATCTTGGCGGCGTGGAACCTATGCCTGAAAAGGCTGGCCTTTCCGGCGATGTTCAGCCAAGGATGCCAGCTCTTAGACAACCAGAGGCTAGGAAACCGCCGGAAGCCGACTTTGAAGAGGAGCCCGAGCTGCAAAAGGTCGATGAGCCGGAACCGGACGATCAGGAGGTCCACAACCCGCGACCGGCGAACGATGAGCCGGAGCAGCAGCCCCAAGAGGAGCTGCAGATGGCTCCGCCAGCGGATACATCGGTGAAGAAGGATTGGCACGACTACACGGCCATGGAAAAGGACGCGAAGCGAGTGGGTCTCGGAGAGAGGGGAAAGGCCGCCTCGCTGGACGATGAATCCCAGCGGGATCTGGAGAAACAAATGTCCCTGGAAAACGGATTTAATGCCCTGCTCTCGGATTCCATATCGGTCAACCGTTCGCTGCCCGACATCCGCCACCCTCT atgtCGCAAGAAGGAGTATGTGGCCAAGCTGCCCACTGTCAGTGTTATCATCATTTTTTACAACGAGTACTTGAGCGTGCTGATGCGCTCAGTTCACAGCCTGATCAACCGCTCGCCGCCGGAGCTGCTCAAGGAAATCATTCTGGTGGACGACCACAGCGACCGAGCTTATTTGGGTCACGATCTGGAGGCCTACATTGCGGAACACTTCAAGTGGGTCCGCGTGGTGAGATTGCCAAGGCGCACGGGTTTGATTGGAGCCCGAGCGGCTGGAGCTAGGAATGCGACTGCCGAGGTGCTCATCTTCCTGGACTCGCACGTGGAGGCCAACTACAACTGGCTGCCACCGCTGTTGGAACCCATTGCCTTGAACAAGAGGACGGCGGTGTGTCCCTTTATCGATGTGATTGATCACTCCAACTTCAATTATCGTGCGCAAGATGAGGGAGCCCGTGGAGCCTTCGATTGGGAGTTCTTCTACAAGCGGTTGCCTCTGCTGGAGGAGGACCTTAAGCACCCAGCCGATCCCTTCAAGAGTCCTGTAATGGCTGGCGGCCTGTTTGCCATATCCTCGGAGTTCTTCTGGGAACTGGGCGGCTACGATGAGGGTCTGGACATCTGGGGCGGCGAGCAGTACGAGCTGAGCTTCAAGATCTGGATGTGCGGCGGCGAAATGTACGATGCACCCTGCTCTCGCATTGGTCATATATACCGAGGACCTCGCAACCATCAGCCGAGTCCGAGGAAGGGCGACTATCTGCATAAG AACTACAAGAGGGTGGCGGAGGTTTGGATGGACGAGTACAAGAACTACCTGTACAGCCACGGCGATGGACTTTACGAGAGTGTGGATCCCGGAGATCTGACCGCGCAGAAGGCAATCCGCACCAAGTTGAAGTGCAAGTCCTTCAAGTGGTTCATGGAGGAGGTGGCCTTTGATCTGATGAAGACCTACCCGCCCATAGATCCGCCGGCATACGCCCTGGGCGCCATTCAGAATGTGGGGAATGCGAACCTTTGCCTGGACACCATGGGCAGGAAGAAGCACAACAAAATGGGCATGTACGCGTGTGCCAACGACATTAAGATCCCGCAGAAAACACAATTCTGGGAGCTGAGCTGGAAACGAGACTTGCGACTGCGGCGGAAGAAGGAGTGCCTTGACGTCCAGATCTGGGATGCCAATGCGCCCGTGTGGCTGTGGGACTGTCACAACCAGGGTGGCAACCAGTACTGGTACTACGACTACCACAGGAAGTTGCTCAAGCACGGCACGGAGGGCAGGAGATGCCTGGAGCTGCTGCCCTTCACGCACGAGGTGGTGGCCAACAAATGCGACCCAAACAATCGCTTCCAGCAATGGAACTTCGGCACCTTCAACCAAACCGCACTGGACAACTACTCCCAAGACCTTGTCCTCAGCCTTTAA